From Blattabacterium cuenoti, the proteins below share one genomic window:
- a CDS encoding sugar phosphate nucleotidyltransferase encodes MKIIIPMAGEGTRLRPHTLNTPKPLISIVGKSILKRLIDNLSFFLENFLIEEIIYIISYKEKEIEEKLRNISNEIGIPSIVYFQKKPLGTADALLQAKNSLIGPIIISFSDTLFYHKKFNSVDKKFDNIIWTKKVKDPNLFGIVQCSLSGYITNFIEKPKNNISNLAIIGLYYFKDASILKNELQYYFLKKEDKNKKNGKEYQLTSVLENMRKKGIKFFSQEIHEWMDFGNKKKIVSSNSKILALEYKKFKLIHKESVLKNSLIIHPCYIGKNSTIENSIIGPYVSIGNFSKIENSNINRSIIQNNSRIRHASFSNSIIGNYTSYIGISKEVDLGDYSMIKEIL; translated from the coding sequence ATGAAAATTATAATTCCTATGGCTGGAGAGGGGACACGTCTTCGTCCACATACTTTAAATACTCCTAAACCGTTAATATCCATTGTTGGAAAATCGATCTTGAAAAGATTAATAGATAATTTATCTTTTTTTCTTGAAAATTTCTTAATAGAAGAAATTATATATATAATATCCTATAAGGAAAAAGAAATAGAAGAAAAATTAAGAAATATTTCTAATGAAATAGGAATTCCTAGTATCGTATATTTTCAAAAAAAACCATTAGGGACTGCAGATGCTTTATTACAAGCTAAAAATTCATTAATAGGTCCTATTATAATTTCCTTTTCAGATACTTTATTTTACCATAAAAAATTTAACAGTGTAGACAAAAAATTCGATAATATCATATGGACTAAAAAAGTAAAAGATCCCAACTTATTTGGAATAGTTCAATGTTCCTTATCAGGTTATATTACTAATTTTATAGAAAAACCAAAAAACAATATATCTAATTTAGCAATTATTGGTCTTTACTACTTTAAAGATGCTTCTATCTTAAAAAATGAACTGCAATATTATTTTCTTAAAAAAGAAGATAAAAATAAGAAAAATGGAAAAGAATATCAGTTAACTTCTGTTTTAGAAAATATGAGAAAAAAAGGAATTAAATTTTTTAGTCAAGAAATCCATGAATGGATGGATTTTGGTAATAAAAAAAAAATTGTATCCTCTAATTCTAAAATATTAGCCTTAGAGTATAAAAAATTCAAGTTAATTCATAAAGAATCTGTTCTAAAGAACAGTTTAATAATTCATCCTTGTTATATAGGAAAAAATTCAACCATAGAAAATAGCATAATAGGACCTTATGTTTCTATAGGTAACTTTTCAAAAATCGAAAATAGTAATATAAATAGATCTATTATTCAAAATAATTCTAGAATTAGACATGCTTCTTTTTCTAATTCTATAATCGGAAATTATACTTCTTATATCGGAATATCAAAAGAAGTAGATTTAGGAGACTATTCTATGATAAAAGAAATTTTGTAA
- a CDS encoding Sec-independent protein translocase subunit TatA/TatB has translation MKFILSILLGTFGTTEIVVIVILALLLFGGKKIPELMKGLGTGLKEFKKASEGDNTEEE, from the coding sequence ATGAAATTTATTTTATCTATACTACTTGGAACATTTGGAACTACAGAAATTGTGGTTATTGTCATTCTTGCACTTTTACTTTTTGGGGGTAAAAAAATACCAGAATTAATGAAAGGGTTGGGTACAGGATTGAAAGAGTTTAAAAAAGCTTCTGAAGGGGATAATACTGAAGAAGAATAA
- a CDS encoding lytic transglycosylase domain-containing protein, translated as MIIQSASKPFIVEPKSVYKKNIPIKKFDLNHLSNIDNLWKKLFRVKRKSFKKKKSAKNIIITNINSDELRLRIYHLNQKSQMKILKYNTIIHASVESYLRMGRYIGKLISLAEYYFPIFEEKFDSFYLPKELKYIAIIESNLNPKITSKVGAKGIWQFMNETGKTYHLNVNRFYDERNDPIKSTEAACKYFKYLYKKIGNWELVLAAYNAGPGKIDQIIQNNKGKKDFWGLLDSLPRETRNYIPKFIAINYVMNYYKEHNIIPFHQHHHLKYRDTILVPIKGKVSLKYLSSLLKIPYKDLIFLNPQYLVDVISPGENIFIRLPKIKSLILRERGKEGFFSRKKINY; from the coding sequence ATGATTATACAATCAGCATCAAAACCGTTTATTGTTGAACCAAAAAGTGTATATAAAAAAAATATTCCGATTAAAAAATTTGATTTAAATCATCTATCTAATATAGATAACTTATGGAAAAAGTTATTTAGGGTAAAAAGAAAATCTTTCAAAAAAAAGAAATCCGCAAAAAATATTATTATAACTAATATTAATTCAGATGAATTAAGATTAAGAATTTATCATCTTAATCAAAAATCTCAAATGAAAATATTAAAATATAATACGATTATACATGCTTCTGTAGAAAGTTATCTTCGTATGGGTAGATACATAGGAAAACTCATTTCATTAGCTGAATACTATTTCCCTATTTTTGAAGAAAAATTTGATAGTTTTTATCTTCCTAAAGAATTAAAATATATAGCAATTATAGAATCAAATTTAAATCCAAAAATTACGTCTAAAGTAGGAGCTAAAGGTATTTGGCAATTTATGAATGAAACTGGAAAAACATATCATTTAAATGTGAACAGATTCTATGATGAAAGAAATGATCCAATTAAATCGACAGAAGCCGCTTGTAAATATTTTAAATATTTGTATAAAAAAATAGGAAATTGGGAATTAGTATTGGCCGCTTATAATGCTGGACCGGGAAAAATAGATCAAATTATCCAAAACAATAAAGGAAAAAAAGATTTTTGGGGTCTTTTGGATTCTCTTCCAAGAGAAACAAGAAATTACATTCCAAAATTTATTGCCATTAATTATGTAATGAATTATTATAAAGAACATAATATTATTCCATTTCATCAACATCATCATCTTAAATATAGAGATACAATTCTAGTCCCCATAAAAGGAAAAGTTTCTTTAAAATATTTATCCTCTTTATTAAAAATACCTTATAAAGATCTAATTTTTCTAAATCCACAATATCTTGTAGACGTTATTTCTCCTGGAGAAAATATTTTTATAAGATTACCAAAAATAAAAAGTCTCATTTTAAGAGAGAGAGGAAAAGAAGGATTTTTTTCAAGAAAAAAAATTAACTACTGA
- a CDS encoding HD family phosphohydrolase produces the protein MIKLSKFYTKKIKNKIIIIIAILLLTFSFPKKKIFKYEFYKGDFWLYEDLFSPFNFIISKNSQDIYLEITKLKNNQDFYFDKNKNFVINIKKKLKKFPFIRKNKLFYKKANKIINKVYKYGYINYHFFLKKNTSIFYRKEKNKKDWTFISSNKIYTLHKVNNLIKKEIPIKYDRKFLRKTLKKIIVPNLYYNKNYTEEILFKKIKSTIKIKRLIKKGEKIIQKNEIIDRDKFHVLSLFKKKYESIVWNKKKEYGTTIGYFLIISTIFFILFLYIFYFQNKIFKNIKKINFLIINILLISFITILTLKFHSKILYSIPFCILPISVRAFFNLNLSLIFHLTTILLLSIITPHRFEFIFLQIVTGFLVLLTKKNLYKRENLFLSVIKIFIVYIITFSSLSLIREGTFNITKDTLSLFFFSGILTLFVHPLIFLFEKLFNFTSDISLLELSNINTPVLRLLSKKAPGTLQHVLTVANIAEEAAFSIGANSLLARIGAIYHDLGKIENSHFFIENQQNTIINPHEKLSPKESANIILKHVTIGIKFAKKYHLPDTITDFIRTHHGNSILHFFYEKQKKKYPNMKINEKQFQYSGPKPFSKETAIVMICDSVEAASKSIKNPSNHDLKNVVEDIINKQKKENQFSNADITMKEIEKIKKVLQKKLINIYHTRIVYPNS, from the coding sequence ATGATTAAATTATCAAAATTTTACACAAAAAAAATCAAAAATAAGATTATTATTATTATAGCAATCTTATTATTGACTTTTTCCTTTCCAAAAAAAAAAATCTTTAAATATGAGTTTTACAAGGGAGATTTTTGGTTATACGAAGACCTTTTTTCTCCATTTAATTTTATCATTTCAAAAAATAGTCAAGACATTTACTTAGAAATTACAAAACTAAAAAATAATCAGGATTTCTATTTCGATAAAAATAAAAATTTTGTTATAAATATAAAAAAAAAACTAAAAAAATTTCCTTTTATAAGGAAAAATAAACTTTTTTATAAAAAAGCCAATAAAATTATAAATAAAGTATATAAATATGGATACATAAATTATCATTTTTTTCTGAAAAAGAATACTTCTATTTTTTATAGAAAAGAAAAAAATAAGAAAGATTGGACATTTATTTCATCTAATAAAATTTATACTTTACATAAAGTAAACAATCTTATTAAAAAAGAAATTCCTATAAAATACGATCGTAAATTTTTACGAAAAACATTGAAAAAAATTATAGTTCCAAATCTTTATTATAACAAAAATTACACTGAAGAAATTTTATTTAAAAAAATAAAATCCACTATTAAAATAAAACGATTGATTAAAAAAGGAGAAAAAATTATACAAAAAAATGAGATTATAGATAGAGATAAATTTCATGTTTTATCCTTATTTAAAAAAAAATATGAATCTATAGTATGGAATAAAAAAAAAGAATATGGGACAACTATAGGTTATTTTTTAATAATATCCACTATTTTTTTTATATTATTTTTATATATTTTTTATTTCCAAAATAAAATATTTAAAAATATTAAAAAAATAAATTTTTTAATAATTAATATATTATTAATATCCTTTATAACTATTCTTACTTTAAAATTTCATTCTAAAATATTATATTCAATACCTTTTTGTATTTTACCTATAAGTGTTCGTGCTTTTTTTAATCTAAATTTGAGCTTAATTTTCCATTTAACAACAATTTTATTATTGTCTATAATCACACCACATCGTTTTGAATTTATCTTTCTCCAAATAGTTACAGGTTTCTTAGTTCTTTTAACAAAAAAAAATCTTTATAAAAGAGAAAATTTGTTTCTATCTGTAATAAAAATATTTATTGTTTATATAATAACTTTCAGTTCACTCAGTTTAATACGTGAAGGAACTTTTAATATTACTAAGGATACTTTATCTTTATTTTTTTTTAGCGGAATATTGACTTTATTTGTTCATCCTTTAATATTTCTTTTTGAAAAATTATTTAATTTTACTTCTGATATTTCTTTATTAGAACTATCTAATATTAATACTCCTGTATTAAGATTATTATCCAAAAAAGCTCCTGGAACTTTACAACATGTTTTAACTGTAGCAAATATAGCAGAAGAAGCGGCTTTTTCTATAGGAGCTAATTCCTTATTAGCAAGAATAGGGGCAATTTACCATGATCTCGGTAAAATTGAAAATTCTCATTTTTTTATTGAAAATCAACAGAATACAATAATAAATCCTCATGAAAAATTAAGTCCAAAAGAAAGTGCTAATATTATTTTGAAACATGTTACAATAGGAATAAAATTTGCAAAAAAATATCATTTACCTGATACTATTACAGATTTTATCCGTACTCATCATGGAAATAGTATTCTTCATTTTTTTTATGAAAAACAAAAAAAAAAATACCCAAATATGAAAATTAACGAAAAACAATTCCAATATTCCGGACCAAAACCATTTTCAAAAGAAACTGCTATCGTAATGATTTGTGATTCCGTTGAAGCAGCTTCTAAAAGCATAAAAAATCCATCTAATCATGATTTAAAAAATGTAGTAGAAGACATTATTAATAAACAAAAAAAAGAAAATCAATTCTCTAATGCGGATATCACTATGAAAGAAATAGAAAAAATAAAAAAAGTACTTCAAAAGAAATTAATCAATATTTATCATACTAGAATAGTATATCCTAATTCATAA
- a CDS encoding lipopolysaccharide biosynthesis protein: protein MKNKLNLYKKLALQTILYSIGTILPKIINYAFLKFFTKSLRREEFSLYTDMYSLSFIVIGFLSFGLENTYFRFLSKRKEDKEIIFSTGVIIQFIITSLFLIFSIYSVNYLVSVAGYKKHPEYFFMFFLIIFFDTICILPMAWLRAHEKVLRFTMINVINILLQSFFIRYMFSFHLLKNKTSFLSFIFEFVNSLTDKTGFIFFANMISSFSSFILITPILLKKVNIKNFNKVLAKKMLNYGIPIMLGTLSFSFNENLDKIFIKRWLSDEINGAYSACYKIASFMNLYIRAFRLGIEPFFFKKSEDYDAKYYYEEIIYLFIILGLIFYVLICGNISILVGFLIDKKYHTAISIIPIVMMGNLFLGIYTNLSIFYKIIDKPIIGTYISLIGVFVTILFNIIFIFIPHRNFLIPAWGTLTSYGSMVIVLYFWWKKNFLKFYRKIWSVILHLILSVTLVSYIFFYESRIEVSLFLQLLYIILVFLFEINNFI, encoded by the coding sequence TTGAAAAACAAATTAAATTTATATAAAAAGCTAGCTCTTCAAACTATATTGTATTCTATAGGAACTATTTTACCAAAAATTATTAATTATGCGTTCCTAAAATTTTTTACTAAATCTCTAAGAAGGGAAGAATTTTCTCTTTATACAGACATGTATTCTCTATCTTTTATAGTAATAGGTTTCCTTTCATTTGGATTAGAAAATACATATTTCAGATTTTTATCTAAAAGAAAAGAAGATAAAGAGATTATTTTTTCAACAGGAGTTATCATTCAATTCATCATTACTTCTCTTTTCCTAATTTTTTCCATTTATTCTGTGAACTATTTAGTTTCTGTTGCTGGATATAAAAAACATCCAGAGTATTTTTTTATGTTTTTTTTAATCATATTTTTTGATACAATTTGTATTCTTCCAATGGCATGGCTTCGTGCTCACGAAAAAGTTTTAAGATTTACGATGATAAATGTTATTAATATATTATTACAATCTTTTTTTATTAGATATATGTTTTCCTTTCATCTACTAAAAAATAAAACTTCATTTTTATCTTTTATTTTTGAATTTGTGAATTCTTTAACAGATAAAACTGGTTTTATATTTTTTGCAAATATGATTTCTTCTTTTTCAAGTTTTATTTTAATTACTCCTATTCTTTTAAAAAAAGTAAACATAAAAAATTTTAATAAAGTTCTTGCGAAGAAAATGTTAAATTACGGTATTCCAATAATGCTTGGAACCCTCTCTTTTTCTTTTAATGAAAATTTAGACAAAATTTTCATTAAAAGATGGCTTTCTGATGAAATAAACGGAGCATATTCTGCTTGTTATAAAATAGCATCTTTTATGAATTTATACATACGTGCTTTTAGACTAGGAATAGAACCTTTTTTTTTTAAAAAATCCGAAGATTATGACGCTAAATACTATTATGAAGAAATAATTTATTTATTTATCATATTAGGATTGATTTTTTATGTATTAATATGTGGAAATATTTCGATTCTTGTAGGTTTTTTGATAGATAAAAAATATCATACAGCTATTTCCATTATTCCAATAGTAATGATGGGAAATTTGTTTTTAGGAATATATACAAATCTATCTATTTTTTATAAAATAATAGATAAACCTATAATTGGAACTTATATTTCCTTAATAGGAGTTTTCGTTACTATACTTTTCAATATTATATTCATTTTTATTCCTCATAGGAATTTTTTAATTCCTGCATGGGGAACATTAACATCTTATGGAAGTATGGTAATAGTTTTATATTTTTGGTGGAAGAAAAATTTTTTAAAATTTTATAGAAAAATATGGAGTGTTATTCTACATCTAATACTGTCCGTAACTTTAGTTAGTTACATATTTTTTTATGAAAGCAGAATAGAGGTTAGTTTATTTTTACAATTATTGTATATCATCCTTGTATTTTTATTTGAAATCAATAATTTTATTTAA
- the clpP gene encoding ATP-dependent Clp endopeptidase proteolytic subunit ClpP codes for MNYFRKNSEEFIKYATKDQRINSLLIDQYIRLMTPYIVEERKLNVAQMDVFSRLMMDRVIFLGTPIEDQVANIVQAQLLFLQSVDSSKDIQIYINSPGGDVHAGLGIYDTMQIVEPDVATICTGMAASMAAVLLCAGVKNKRAGLKHSRIMIHQPMGGTQGQASDIEITVREILKLKKELYEIISIHSGSSIEKIEKDSDRDYWMNSEEAKDYGMIDEVLKGKLTNKNKLNKTS; via the coding sequence ATGAATTATTTTAGGAAAAATTCAGAAGAATTTATAAAATATGCAACAAAAGATCAAAGAATCAATAGTTTACTTATTGATCAATATATTAGATTGATGACTCCTTATATTGTAGAAGAACGTAAATTAAATGTAGCACAAATGGATGTTTTTTCTAGATTGATGATGGACCGTGTTATCTTTTTAGGAACACCCATTGAGGATCAAGTAGCAAATATTGTACAAGCTCAATTGTTGTTTTTACAATCTGTAGATTCTTCAAAAGATATACAAATATATATTAATTCTCCAGGAGGAGATGTTCACGCTGGTTTAGGTATATATGATACTATGCAGATAGTTGAACCAGATGTAGCTACTATATGTACAGGAATGGCTGCTTCTATGGCCGCTGTTTTGCTTTGTGCTGGAGTTAAAAATAAAAGAGCTGGATTAAAACATTCTAGAATTATGATTCATCAGCCTATGGGTGGAACTCAAGGACAAGCATCTGATATTGAAATAACAGTTCGTGAAATTTTAAAATTAAAAAAAGAACTTTATGAAATTATTTCTATTCATTCAGGTTCTTCTATAGAAAAAATAGAAAAAGATTCTGATAGAGATTATTGGATGAATTCTGAAGAAGCAAAAGATTACGGAATGATAGATGAAGTATTAAAAGGAAAATTAACTAATAAAAATAAACTAAATAAAACATCTTAA
- a CDS encoding MBL fold metallo-hydrolase translates to MKITFLGTGTSQGVPVIGSQHPVCLSNDSKNKRLRSSILLEKSSKVFLIDCSPDFRYQMLRNNSNKLDAILITHEHQDHIGGLDDIRSINKKEPIPIYGLRRVLKSLKKRFYYIFSDKKKQNISNISLHELDGCADFFLLEGTFRVFPLSIRHGDLPILGFRINNFAYITDASDIPIFTRKKLKGLEILVLNILRKTKKKSFDSNLLESLEIIHEINPKKTYLTHISHLLGFHESIQNKLPKNVYLAYDGLTMENS, encoded by the coding sequence ATGAAAATTACTTTTTTAGGGACTGGGACATCACAGGGTGTTCCTGTTATTGGTTCTCAACATCCAGTCTGTTTATCTAACGATTCAAAAAATAAAAGACTTAGAAGTTCTATTCTTTTAGAAAAAAGTAGTAAAGTATTTTTAATAGATTGTAGTCCAGACTTTCGTTATCAAATGTTAAGGAATAATTCTAATAAATTAGATGCTATTCTGATTACACATGAACATCAAGATCATATAGGTGGATTAGATGATATCAGGTCTATTAATAAAAAAGAACCTATTCCAATTTATGGACTACGTCGTGTTTTAAAAAGTTTAAAAAAACGATTTTACTATATTTTTTCAGATAAAAAAAAACAAAATATTTCAAACATTTCACTACATGAGTTAGATGGATGTGCTGATTTTTTTTTATTAGAAGGAACCTTTAGAGTTTTTCCTTTATCTATCCGTCACGGAGATTTACCAATCTTAGGTTTTCGCATAAATAATTTCGCATACATTACAGATGCTAGTGATATACCTATTTTTACTAGAAAAAAATTGAAAGGATTAGAAATTTTAGTTTTAAATATTTTAAGAAAAACTAAAAAAAAATCTTTCGATTCTAATTTGTTAGAATCATTAGAAATAATTCATGAAATAAATCCAAAAAAAACTTATCTAACGCATATTAGTCACCTACTAGGATTCCATGAGAGTATACAAAATAAACTACCTAAAAATGTGTATTTAGCCTATGATGGTTTAACCATGGAAAATTCATAA
- the recA gene encoding recombinase RecA: protein MNEKNKKFEQKKKSLKLVLEKMEKTYGKGTVMCMGDTHLDNLEIISSGSISLDIALGIKGFPKGRIVEIFGPESSGKTTLALHAITQSQKEGGFASFIDAEHAFDSIYAKKIGVNIKELIISQPDNGEQALEIVDNLIRSGVIDLIVVDSVAALTPKSEIEGEMGDSKIGLQARLMSQALRKLTSSIGKSKSILIFINQLRERIGVYGNPEVTTGGNALKFYSSIRLDIRRGNQIKNGEKILGNRTKVKVVKNKLSPPFKTAEFDILYGEGISKIGEILDLGVNLGIIKKNGSWFSYGDLNLGQGRDSVKEFLKDKKNMIYEIQKNIINQYLQ from the coding sequence ATGAATGAAAAAAATAAAAAATTTGAACAAAAGAAAAAATCCTTAAAGCTTGTATTAGAAAAAATGGAGAAAACATATGGAAAGGGGACGGTTATGTGTATGGGAGATACCCATTTAGATAATTTAGAAATTATTTCTTCTGGATCTATTAGTTTAGATATTGCTTTGGGGATAAAAGGGTTTCCTAAAGGTCGAATTGTAGAAATATTTGGACCAGAATCTTCTGGAAAAACAACTTTAGCCTTACATGCGATTACTCAATCCCAAAAGGAAGGAGGTTTCGCTAGTTTTATTGATGCAGAGCATGCTTTTGATAGTATTTATGCAAAGAAAATAGGAGTAAATATAAAAGAATTGATTATATCTCAACCGGATAATGGAGAACAAGCTCTTGAAATTGTTGATAATTTAATACGATCTGGAGTTATTGATCTAATTGTGGTCGATTCAGTTGCTGCATTGACACCTAAAAGTGAAATTGAAGGAGAGATGGGTGATTCTAAGATAGGATTGCAAGCTAGACTGATGTCACAAGCTTTAAGAAAGCTAACATCTAGCATAGGAAAATCAAAAAGTATTCTTATTTTTATTAATCAATTACGAGAAAGAATTGGTGTTTACGGAAATCCAGAAGTTACGACTGGTGGTAATGCTTTAAAATTCTATTCTTCTATTAGATTAGACATAAGAAGAGGAAATCAAATAAAAAATGGAGAAAAAATATTGGGAAATAGAACTAAGGTTAAAGTAGTAAAAAATAAACTTTCTCCTCCTTTTAAAACTGCAGAATTTGATATTTTATATGGAGAAGGAATATCAAAAATAGGAGAAATTCTTGATCTTGGAGTTAACTTAGGTATTATAAAAAAAAATGGATCTTGGTTTAGTTATGGAGACCTAAATTTAGGTCAAGGAAGAGATTCCGTAAAAGAATTTTTAAAAGATAAAAAAAATATGATTTATGAAATACAAAAAAATATAATAAATCAGTATCTTCAATAA
- a CDS encoding dCTP deaminase/dUTPase family protein has protein sequence MYKIDNKKNVIILKANIKNSMNLISFGRSLIPTGYYIKLKQLRENNFFLIEKLINPINFCILHFSKVNNIMKKNQNIFEIKIVLLNISLKEIKIKPHDKIAVMRIGKKFEIEWKKSSYLNKSVRGDNSFGSTGI, from the coding sequence TTGTATAAAATAGATAATAAAAAAAATGTAATAATATTAAAAGCTAATATAAAAAATTCCATGAATCTAATTTCTTTCGGAAGATCTTTAATACCAACAGGGTACTATATAAAATTGAAACAACTTAGAGAAAACAATTTCTTTTTGATTGAAAAGTTAATTAACCCTATAAATTTTTGTATTCTTCATTTTTCAAAAGTGAATAATATCATGAAAAAAAATCAAAATATTTTTGAGATTAAAATAGTTTTATTAAATATTTCTTTAAAAGAAATAAAAATTAAACCTCATGATAAAATTGCTGTAATGAGAATTGGAAAAAAATTTGAAATAGAATGGAAAAAATCTTCATATCTAAATAAAAGTGTAAGAGGAGATAATAGTTTCGGAAGTACTGGTATATAA